The following are encoded together in the Syngnathus typhle isolate RoL2023-S1 ecotype Sweden linkage group LG5, RoL_Styp_1.0, whole genome shotgun sequence genome:
- the zgc:101858 gene encoding 3-oxoacyl-[acyl-carrier-protein] reductase FabG isoform X3 — MASDDAYKVSSLKGKVSLITGASSGIGAGTAVLFAKLGAVLALNGRNVESLKKVAKECAECGGGTEPLLLPGDLTDEDAVKRTVEDVMARFGRLDVLVNSAGILAMGGIETSDLATYDRVMNINVRSVYQLTQLCVPHLVKTKGSIVNVSSVNGQRSNWRRSKFESTRCEVHKRAGLDEEQYAKFLEKCKQTHALGRPGEVDEVAHSIAFLASDAATFITGVNLPIDGGRHAMCPR; from the exons ATGGCCTCAGACGATGCATACAAA GTGTCTTCCCTGAAGGGAAAAGTGAGCCTGATCACCGGTGCCAGCTCAGGTATCGGCGCAGGCACGGCCGTCCTGTTTGCCAAACTTGGAGCTGTTCTGGCTCTCAATGGCAGAAATGTGGAGAGTCTGAAGAAGGTGGCCAAGGAGTGTGCCGAGTGTGGTGGAGGAACCGAG CCCTTGCTTTTGCCCGGCGACCTGACGGACGAGGACGCGGTGAAGAGGACGGTGGAGGACGTCATGGCGCGCTTCGGCCGACTGGACGTCCTGGTGAACAGCGCCGGCATCCTGGCCATGGGCGGCATCGAGACGTCAGACTTGGCGACGTACGACAGGGTTATGAACATCAACGTCAG ATCTGTGTACCAGCTGACCCAACTCTGCGTGCCTCACCTGGTCAAGACCAAAGGCTCCATCGTCAACGTATCCAGCGTTAATGGGCAGAGATCG AACTGGCGTCGAAGCAAGTTCGAGTCAACTCGGTGTG AAGTGCACAAGAGGGCGGGACTGGATGAAGAGCAGTATGCCAAG TTCCTAGAAAAGTGCAAGCAGACTCACGCACTTGGCCGACCGGGCGAAGTGGACGAGGTGGCCCACAGCATCGCCTTCCTGGCGTCGGACGCAGCTACTTTCATTACCGGAGTCAACCTTCCCATTGATGGCGGCCGCCACGCTATGTGCCCACGATAA
- the zgc:101858 gene encoding 3-oxoacyl-[acyl-carrier-protein] reductase FabG isoform X2, translating to MASDDAYKVSSLKGKVSLITGASSGIGAGTAVLFAKLGAVLALNGRNVESLKKVAKECAECGGGTEPLLLPGDLTDEDAVKRTVEDVMARFGRLDVLVNSAGILAMGGIETSDLATYDRVMNINVRSVYQLTQLCVPHLVKTKGSIVNVSSVNGQRSFPGVLAYCMSKSAIDQFTRCVALELASKQVRVNSVCPGVIVTEVHKRAGLDEEQYAKFLEKCKQTHALGRPGEVDEVAHSIAFLASDAATFITGVNLPIDGGRHAMCPR from the exons ATGGCCTCAGACGATGCATACAAA GTGTCTTCCCTGAAGGGAAAAGTGAGCCTGATCACCGGTGCCAGCTCAGGTATCGGCGCAGGCACGGCCGTCCTGTTTGCCAAACTTGGAGCTGTTCTGGCTCTCAATGGCAGAAATGTGGAGAGTCTGAAGAAGGTGGCCAAGGAGTGTGCCGAGTGTGGTGGAGGAACCGAG CCCTTGCTTTTGCCCGGCGACCTGACGGACGAGGACGCGGTGAAGAGGACGGTGGAGGACGTCATGGCGCGCTTCGGCCGACTGGACGTCCTGGTGAACAGCGCCGGCATCCTGGCCATGGGCGGCATCGAGACGTCAGACTTGGCGACGTACGACAGGGTTATGAACATCAACGTCAG ATCTGTGTACCAGCTGACCCAACTCTGCGTGCCTCACCTGGTCAAGACCAAAGGCTCCATCGTCAACGTATCCAGCGTTAATGGGCAGAGATCG TTCCCTGGCGTCCTGGCCTATTGTATGTCCAAGTCAGCCATTGATCAATTCACTCGCTGTGTCGCGCTGG AACTGGCGTCGAAGCAAGTTCGAGTCAACTCGGTGTG TCCTGGTGTGATTGTCACAGAAGTGCACAAGAGGGCGGGACTGGATGAAGAGCAGTATGCCAAG TTCCTAGAAAAGTGCAAGCAGACTCACGCACTTGGCCGACCGGGCGAAGTGGACGAGGTGGCCCACAGCATCGCCTTCCTGGCGTCGGACGCAGCTACTTTCATTACCGGAGTCAACCTTCCCATTGATGGCGGCCGCCACGCTATGTGCCCACGATAA
- the zgc:101858 gene encoding 3-oxoacyl-[acyl-carrier-protein] reductase FabG isoform X1 — MASDDAYKVSSLKGKVSLITGASSGIGAGTAVLFAKLGAVLALNGRNVESLKKVAKECAECGGGTEPLLLPGDLTDEDAVKRTVEDVMARFGRLDVLVNSAGILAMGGIETSDLATYDRVMNINVRSVYQLTQLCVPHLVKTKGSIVNVSSVNGQRSFPGVLAYCMSKSAIDQFTRCVALGESAVLPNNAPSLHAHKKGQLPTCFLISELASKQVRVNSVCPGVIVTEVHKRAGLDEEQYAKFLEKCKQTHALGRPGEVDEVAHSIAFLASDAATFITGVNLPIDGGRHAMCPR, encoded by the exons ATGGCCTCAGACGATGCATACAAA GTGTCTTCCCTGAAGGGAAAAGTGAGCCTGATCACCGGTGCCAGCTCAGGTATCGGCGCAGGCACGGCCGTCCTGTTTGCCAAACTTGGAGCTGTTCTGGCTCTCAATGGCAGAAATGTGGAGAGTCTGAAGAAGGTGGCCAAGGAGTGTGCCGAGTGTGGTGGAGGAACCGAG CCCTTGCTTTTGCCCGGCGACCTGACGGACGAGGACGCGGTGAAGAGGACGGTGGAGGACGTCATGGCGCGCTTCGGCCGACTGGACGTCCTGGTGAACAGCGCCGGCATCCTGGCCATGGGCGGCATCGAGACGTCAGACTTGGCGACGTACGACAGGGTTATGAACATCAACGTCAG ATCTGTGTACCAGCTGACCCAACTCTGCGTGCCTCACCTGGTCAAGACCAAAGGCTCCATCGTCAACGTATCCAGCGTTAATGGGCAGAGATCG TTCCCTGGCGTCCTGGCCTATTGTATGTCCAAGTCAGCCATTGATCAATTCACTCGCTGTGTCGCGCTGGGTGAGTCAGCAGTTTTACCTAACAATGCTCCCTCCCTCCATGCACACAAAAAAGGGCAATTACCAACGTGTTTTTTGATTTCAGAACTGGCGTCGAAGCAAGTTCGAGTCAACTCGGTGTG TCCTGGTGTGATTGTCACAGAAGTGCACAAGAGGGCGGGACTGGATGAAGAGCAGTATGCCAAG TTCCTAGAAAAGTGCAAGCAGACTCACGCACTTGGCCGACCGGGCGAAGTGGACGAGGTGGCCCACAGCATCGCCTTCCTGGCGTCGGACGCAGCTACTTTCATTACCGGAGTCAACCTTCCCATTGATGGCGGCCGCCACGCTATGTGCCCACGATAA
- the zgc:101858 gene encoding 3-oxoacyl-[acyl-carrier-protein] reductase FabG isoform X4, which translates to MASDDAYKVSSLKGKVSLITGASSGIGAGTAVLFAKLGAVLALNGRNVESLKKVAKECAECGGGTEPLLLPGDLTDEDAVKRTVEDVMARFGRLDVLVNSAGILAMGGIETSDLATYDRVMNINVRSVYQLTQLCVPHLVKTKGSIVNVSSVNGQRSFPGVLAYCMSKSAIDQFTRCVALGESAVLPNNAPSLHAHKKGQLPTCFLISELASKQVRVNSV; encoded by the exons ATGGCCTCAGACGATGCATACAAA GTGTCTTCCCTGAAGGGAAAAGTGAGCCTGATCACCGGTGCCAGCTCAGGTATCGGCGCAGGCACGGCCGTCCTGTTTGCCAAACTTGGAGCTGTTCTGGCTCTCAATGGCAGAAATGTGGAGAGTCTGAAGAAGGTGGCCAAGGAGTGTGCCGAGTGTGGTGGAGGAACCGAG CCCTTGCTTTTGCCCGGCGACCTGACGGACGAGGACGCGGTGAAGAGGACGGTGGAGGACGTCATGGCGCGCTTCGGCCGACTGGACGTCCTGGTGAACAGCGCCGGCATCCTGGCCATGGGCGGCATCGAGACGTCAGACTTGGCGACGTACGACAGGGTTATGAACATCAACGTCAG ATCTGTGTACCAGCTGACCCAACTCTGCGTGCCTCACCTGGTCAAGACCAAAGGCTCCATCGTCAACGTATCCAGCGTTAATGGGCAGAGATCG TTCCCTGGCGTCCTGGCCTATTGTATGTCCAAGTCAGCCATTGATCAATTCACTCGCTGTGTCGCGCTGGGTGAGTCAGCAGTTTTACCTAACAATGCTCCCTCCCTCCATGCACACAAAAAAGGGCAATTACCAACGTGTTTTTTGATTTCAGAACTGGCGTCGAAGCAAGTTCGAGTCAACTCGGTGTG A
- the LOC133154624 gene encoding 3-oxoacyl-[acyl-carrier-protein] reductase FabG-like, whose amino-acid sequence MSTSTSCADLKVSSLKGKVSLITGASSGIGAGTAVLFAKLRAVLVLNGRNVENLKKVAKECAECGGGTEPFLVPGDLTDEDTVKKMVEDVIVRFGRLDVLVNNAGILAFGGMQTSDLATYDRIMNVNVRSVYHLTQLCVPQLIKTKGCIVNVSSVAGQRSSAGALAYCMSKSAINHFTCCLAVELAPNQVRVNSVCPGVIVTGVFKSAGLGDEETVKFIERVKHRHPLGRVGEVDEVARCIAFLASDAASFITGVNLSVDGGYHVQGPGSP is encoded by the exons ATGTCAACCTCAACCTCATGTGCTGATTTAAAA GTATCTTCCCTGAAGGGAAAAGTGAGCCTGATCACCGGTGCCAGCTCAGGTATCGGCGCAGGTACGGCCGTCCTGTTTGCTAAACTTAGAGCTGTTCTGGTTCTCAATGGCAGAAATGTGGAAAATCTGAAGAAGGTGGCCAAGGAGTGTGCAGAGTGTGGTGGAGGAACTGAG CCCTTCCTTGTACCAGGGGACCTCACGGACGAGGACACGGTGAAGAAGATGGTGGAGGATGTCATTGTGCGTTTTGGCCGACTGGACGTCCTGGTGAACAACGCCGGCATCCTGGCCTTCGGCGGCATGCAGACGTCAGACTTGGCGACGTACGACAGAATCATGAACGTCAACGTGAG GTCTGTGTACCATCTGACCCAACTCTGTGTGCCTCAACTGATCAAGACCAAAGGCTGCATTGTCAACGTATCCAGCGTCGCTGGTCAGAGATCG TCGGCCGGTGCTCTGGCCTATTGCATGTCCAAGTCTGCCATTAACCATTTCACTTGCTGTCTTGCTGTGG AACTGGCGCCAAACCAAGTTCGAGTCAACTCCGTGTG TCCTGGTGTGATCGTCACAGGGGTGTTCAAGAGCGCAGGGTTGGGTGATGAGGAGACTGTGAAG tttATTGAAAGGGTCAAGCACAGGCACCCACTTGGCCGAGTGGGCGAAGTGGACGAGGTGGCACGCTGCATCGCCTTCTTGGCATCAGATGCTGCTAGTTTCATCACCGGAGTCAACCTCTCTGTCGATGGGGGCTACCATGTCCAAGGTCCAGGGAGCCCTTaa
- the ppil3 gene encoding peptidyl-prolyl cis-trans isomerase-like 3, with amino-acid sequence MAVTLHTDLGDIKIEIFCERAPKTCENFLALCASGFYKGCLFHRNIKGFMVQTGDPTGTGKGGTSIWGRKFEDEFSEHLKHNVRGVVSMANNGPNTNGSQFFFTYAKQPHLDMKYTVFGKIIDGLEALDELEKLPVHEKTFRPLTESRIKDVTIHANPFAG; translated from the exons ATG GCAGTGACCCTTCACACCGATTTAGGAGACAtcaaaattgaaatattttgtgaACGCGCACCAAAAACTTgtgag AACTTCCTCGCCCTGTGTGCCAGTGGCTTCTACAAAGGATGCCTCTTTCACCGAAACATTAAAGGCTTCATGGTGCAAACGGGAGACCCAACAG GCACTGGCAAAGGAGGAACAAGCATATGGGGGCGCAAGTTTGAAGATGAGTTCAGTGAACATTTAAAA caTAATGTCCGAGGAGTGGTCTCCATGGCAAACAATGGTCCAAATACAAATGGCTCCCAGTTTTTCTTCACCTACGCCAAACAGCCTCATCTGGACATGAAGTATACGGTGTTTGGAAA GATTATCGATGGCTTGGAAGCATTGGATGAGCTTGAAAAACTGCCCGTGCATGAAAAGACGTTCCGGCCGTTGACTGAAAGTCGAATTAAAGATGTCACCATTCATGCCAACCCTTTTGCTGGATAG
- the lrrc8ab gene encoding volume-regulated anion channel subunit LRRC8A: MIPITELRYFVDTQPAYRILKPWWDVFTDYISIVMLMISVFGGTLQVTQDKMICLPCKWVVDKTCKNNLNSSFIAPLSLEPKGIQYDLDRHQYNYVDAVCYETRLHWFAKYFPYLVLLHTLIFLACSNFWFKFPRTSSKLEHFVSILLKCFDSPWTTRALSETVVEESDPKPMKMNGSMEHKESVVSEDVEASVPMLQRTKTRLEQGIVDRTDTGVLDKKEGEQAKALFEKVKKFRIHVEEGDIVYRLYIRQTIIKVIKFILIICYTGYYVNDIKFRVDCNVDIESLTGYNVYRCAHPLATLFKILACFYISLVVVYGFICMYTLCWMLRRSLKKYSFESIREESSYSDIPDVKNDFAFMLHMIDQYDPLYSKRFAVFLSEVSENKLRQLNLNNEWTLDKLRQRITKNSQEKLELHLFMLSGIPDTVFDLMELEVLKLELIPDVTIPPIIAQLVNLREMWLYHTPAKIEAPALAFLRENLKSLHIKFTDIKEIPLWIYSLKNLSELHLTGNLSAENNRYIVIDGLRELKRLKVLRLKSNLTKLPQVVTDVGMHLQKLSVNNEGTKLMVLNSLKKMVNLTELELIRCDLERIPHSIFSLHNLQEIDLKDNNLKTIEEIISFQHLHRLVCLKLWYNQIAYIPIQIGTLINLEKLYLNRNKIEKIPGQLFYCRKLRFLDLSHNNLTNIPADIGSLQNLQYLAVTANRIESLPNELFQCKKLRTLNLGNNCLQSLPSRFGELTGLTQLELRGNRLECLPVELAECRQLKRTGLVVEEDLFNTLPTEVKEHLWRTDKEPI; encoded by the exons ATGATCCCCATCACTGAACTGCGGTACTTTGTGGACACCCAGCCAGCCTACCGCATCCTGAAACCATGGTGGGACGTGTTCACGGACTACATTTCCATCGTTATGCTCATGATCTCGGTGTTCGGTGGGACTCTGCAGGTCACCCAGGACAAGATGATCTGCTTGCCCTGCAAGTGGGTGGTGGATAAGACCTGCAAGAATAACTTGAATTCCTCATTCATCGCGCCTTTGTCGTTGGAGCCCAAAGGGATCCAATATGATTTGGACCGCCACCAGTACAACTATGTCGATGCCGTGTGCTACGAGACTCGATTGCACTGGTTTGCCAAATATTTCCCCTACCTGGTCTTGCTCCATACCCTTATTTTCTTAGCCTGCAGCAACTTTTGGTTCAAGTTCCCCCGCACCAGCTCCAAACTCGAGCACTTTGTGTCCATCTTACTCAAGTGCTTCGACTCGCCGTGGACCACCAGAGCTCTTTCGGAGACGGTGGTGGAAGAGAGTGATCCGAAACCAATGAAAATGAACGGCTCCATGGAGCACAAGGAGTCGGTCGTCAGCGAAGACGTGGAGGCCAGCGTCCCTATGCTCCAGCGAACCAAGACGCGGCTCGAGCAGGGCATCGTCGATCGAACGGACACGGGGGTTCTGGATAAGAAAGAAGGCGAACAGGCCAAGGCTCTCTTTGAAAAAGTCAAGAAGTTCCGAATCCACGTGGAAGAAGGGGACATCGTGTATAGGTTGTACATCCGTCAGACTATTATCAAGGTGATCAAATTCATTTTGATCATCTGCTACACAGGGTATTATGTGAACGATATCAAGTTCAGGGTGGACTGTAACGTGGACATAGAAAGTCTGACCGGCTACAACGTCTATCGTTGCGCTCATCCCTTGGCGACGCTCTTTAAGATCTTGGCCTGTTTCTACATTAGCTTGGTGGTGGTGTACGGCTTCATCTGCATGTACACGCTGTGCTGGATGTTGCGGCGCTCCCTCAAGAAGTATTCCTTCGAGTCGATTCGAGAAGAGAGCAGCTACAGCGACATCCCCGACGTGAAGAACGACTTTGCCTTCATGTTGCACATGATCGATCAGTACGACCCGCTCTACTCCAAGCGCTTTGCCGTCTTCCTCTCCGAAGTGAGCGAAAACAAACTGAGGCAGCTCAACCTCAACAACGAGTGGACACTCGACAAGCTCAGGCAGAGGATAACCAAGAACTCCCAAGAGAAGCTGGAGCTGCACCTTTTCATGCTCAGCGGCATTCCAGACACGGTGTTTGACCTGATGGAGCTGGAGGTTCTCAAACTGGAGCTCATACCGGACGTGACCATCCCGCCGATAATCGCGCAGCTCGTCAACCTGCGAGAGATGTGGCTTTACCACACCCCGGCCAAAATTGAAGCGCCGGCCTTGGCTTTTCTGCGGGAGAATTTGAAGTCCCTGCACATCAAATTCACCGACATCAAGGAGATTCCTCTATGGATTTACAGTTTGAAGAATCTCAGTGAGCTTCACCTCACCGGCAACCTCAGCGCTGAGAACAACCGCTACATCGTCATCGATGGGCTGAGGGAGCTGAAAAGGCTCAAGGTTCTTCGCTTGAAGAGCAATCTCACCAAGCTGCCTCAGGTGGTGACCGACGTGGGCATGCACCTCCAGAAGCTGTCGGTCAACAACGAAGGCACCAAGCTGATGGTGCTCAACAGCCTGAAGAAAATGGTCAACCTGACGGAACTGGAGCTGATCCGCTGCGATCTGGAGCGCATACCGCACTCCATCTTCAGCTTGCACAATTTGCAGGAGATCGATTTGAAGGACAACAACCTGAAGACCATCGAGGAGATCATCAGTTTCCAGCACTTGCACAGGCTGGTCTGCCTTAAACTCTGGTACAATCAGATTGCCTACATCCCCATCCAGATTGGCACGCTCATCAATTTAGAGAAACTCTACCTGAACCGAAATAAGATTGAGAAGATTCCCGGCCAGTTGTTTTATTGTCGCAAGCTGCGCTTTCTGGACCTGAGCCACAACAACTTAACCAACATCCCGGCTGACATCGGCTCCCTGCAGAACCTTCAGTACCTTGCCGTGACCGCCAATCGA ATCGAGAGCCTGCCCAATGAGCTGTTCCAGTGCAAGAAACTGCGCACTTTGAACCTGGGTAACAACTGCCTGCAGTCTCTGCCGTCACGTTTCGGCGAGCTGACGGGACTGACGCAACTGGAGCTGAGAGGCAACCGCCTGGAGTGTCTGCCCGTGGAGCTGGCCGAGTGCCGGCAGTTAAAGCGTACTGGTCTGGTTGTGGAGGAGGACCTCTTCAACACCCTGCCCACGGAAGTCAAAGAACACTTGTGGCGGACGGACAAAGAGCCGATATGA
- the hscb gene encoding iron-sulfur cluster co-chaperone protein HscB isoform X1 yields MVSLNILRTVGSFRTLPLTGRLVTNQPAAFNAVTCPARCLVVGLAKDSWTSKKTLRGTRSDNELNRYFWGVTTVRSYSTSNVQMNCWKCKEPLKELPTFFCSSCKVVQPPHEGVSFFSIMDCEDTFALDTHKLQKRYLLLQRSLHPDNFSQKSAEEQEYSEHQSALVNKAYKTLQKPLSRGLYLLELKGMRIDDGTDSGVDAEFLFELMEINEALERAQTPEEADEISRDTKWKLKGLTAEIDGALRAGELQTAKALLAQMKYFSTIEEKVKEKLSGYM; encoded by the exons ATGGTGTCATTGAACATTTTACGAACGGTAGGCTCATTCCGGACGCTGCCACTCACAGGCCGGCTCGTGACCAATCAACCGGCCGCTTTCAATGCTGTTACATGTCCAGCACGCTGTTTGGTTGTGGGCTTGGCGAAGGACTCATGGACAAGCAAGAAGACCCTCAGAGGCACAAGGAGTGACAACGAGTTGAATCGCTACTTCTGGGGCGTCACGACAGTCAGGAGTTACAGCACATCCAATGTCCAAATGAACTGCTGGAAGTGTAAAGAACCTTTGAAGGAACTCCCTACATTCTTCTGCTCGTCCTGCAAAGTAGTCCAACCTCCTCATGAGGGAGTATCCTTCTTCAGCATCATGGACTG tGAAGACACATTTGCACTGGACACGCacaaactgcagaaaagatactTGCTGCTCCAACGCTCCCTTCATCCAGACAACTTCAGCCAGAAATCTGCG GAAGAGCAAGAGTATTCCGAACACCAGTCAGCGCTCGTCAATAAGGCCTACAAGACTCTGCAGAAGCCTCTGAGTCGCGGCCTCTATTTG CTGGAGCTGAAGGGAATGCGCATCGACGACGGCACAGATTCAGGGGTAGATGCCGAGTTCCTGTTTGAGCTGATGGAGATCAATGAAGCCCTCGAACGGGCCCAGACGCCAGAGGAAGCCGATGAGATCAGTCGAGACACAAAAT GGAAACTGAAAGGCTTGACAGCGGAGATAGACGGCGCCCTGCGTGCAG GAGAGCTCCAAACTGCCAAGGCACTGCTTGCCCAAATGAAATACTTCTCAACTATTGAAGAGAAAGTTAAGGAAAAACTTTCCGGATACATGTGA
- the hscb gene encoding iron-sulfur cluster co-chaperone protein HscB isoform X2: MNCWKCKEPLKELPTFFCSSCKVVQPPHEGVSFFSIMDCEDTFALDTHKLQKRYLLLQRSLHPDNFSQKSAEEQEYSEHQSALVNKAYKTLQKPLSRGLYLLELKGMRIDDGTDSGVDAEFLFELMEINEALERAQTPEEADEISRDTKWKLKGLTAEIDGALRAGELQTAKALLAQMKYFSTIEEKVKEKLSGYM; this comes from the exons ATGAACTGCTGGAAGTGTAAAGAACCTTTGAAGGAACTCCCTACATTCTTCTGCTCGTCCTGCAAAGTAGTCCAACCTCCTCATGAGGGAGTATCCTTCTTCAGCATCATGGACTG tGAAGACACATTTGCACTGGACACGCacaaactgcagaaaagatactTGCTGCTCCAACGCTCCCTTCATCCAGACAACTTCAGCCAGAAATCTGCG GAAGAGCAAGAGTATTCCGAACACCAGTCAGCGCTCGTCAATAAGGCCTACAAGACTCTGCAGAAGCCTCTGAGTCGCGGCCTCTATTTG CTGGAGCTGAAGGGAATGCGCATCGACGACGGCACAGATTCAGGGGTAGATGCCGAGTTCCTGTTTGAGCTGATGGAGATCAATGAAGCCCTCGAACGGGCCCAGACGCCAGAGGAAGCCGATGAGATCAGTCGAGACACAAAAT GGAAACTGAAAGGCTTGACAGCGGAGATAGACGGCGCCCTGCGTGCAG GAGAGCTCCAAACTGCCAAGGCACTGCTTGCCCAAATGAAATACTTCTCAACTATTGAAGAGAAAGTTAAGGAAAAACTTTCCGGATACATGTGA